One segment of Ricinus communis isolate WT05 ecotype wild-type chromosome 8, ASM1957865v1, whole genome shotgun sequence DNA contains the following:
- the LOC8271890 gene encoding fatty acyl-CoA reductase 3-like isoform X2 gives MEFGSILQFLEKKNILITGATGFLAKIFIEKILRVQPNVKKLYLLLRAPDAKSASQRLQNELLGQDLFRLVKDKWGANLNSFISEKIVLVPGDICCGMDLGVKESNLRDEMWKAIDVIVNLAATTNFDERYDVALDLNTMGAKHVLCFAKKCVRLKVLVHVSTAYVAGEKGGLLQETPYQIGETINGVSGLDIDEEKRLVDEKLNQLQAEGATDDAIKEAMKDMGIQRAKLYGWPNTYVFTKAMGEMIVGHLKENLSVVILRPTIITSTYKEPFPGWVEGVRTIDSLAVGYGKGRLTCFLGDINGIVDVIPADMVVNAIIVAMTAHANRPSENAIYQVGSSVRHPLRYANLQDYGLNYFTKKPWIGKDGKPVKVGKVKVLDSMASFRRYMAVRYLLLLKVR, from the exons ATGGAGTTTGGAAGTATCCTTCAATTTCTTGAGAAGAAGAATATTTTGATCACTGGTGCCACTGGGTTTTTAGCAAAGA TTTTTATAGAGAAGATATTGAGAGTGCAACCAAATGTGAAGAAGTTGTATCTTCTTTTAAGAGCTCCAGATGCTAAGTCTGCTTCTCAACGCTTGCAAAAtgag CTATTAGGGCAGGACTTGTTTAGACTTGTAAAAGACAAATGGGGTGCAAatctaaattcttttatttctgaAAAGATTGTTCTTGTTCCTGGTGACATATGCTGTGGTATGGACTTGGGTGTGAAAGAATCTAACTTGAGGGATGAGATGTGGAAAGCAATAGATGTTATTGTTAATTTAGCAGCAACAACTAATTTTGATGAAAG ATATGATGTGGCACTTGATCTCAACACAATGGGAGCTAAGCATGTCTTGTGCTTTGCAAAGAAATGTGTTAGACTCAAAGTTCTTGTTCATGTTTCTACTG CTTATGTTGCTGGAGAGAAGGGAGGATTACTACAGGAGACCCCTTATCAAATTGGCGAGACAATTAATGGAGTCTCTGGGCTAGACATTGATGAAGAGAAAAGATTGGTTGatgagaaattaaatcaaCTTCAAGCTGAAGGGGCCACTGATGATGCTATCAAAGAGGCAATGAAGGACATGGGCATCCAAAG GGCAAAGCTCTATGGATGGCCAAACACATATGTCTTTACAAAGGCAATGGGAGAGATGATTGTAGGACATTTGAAGGAGAATTTGTCCGTAGTCATTTTACGACCCACCATTATAACAAGTACTTACAAAGAACCTTTTCCTGGTTGGGTTGAAGGGGTCAG AACAATTGACAGTTTAGCCGTTGGTTATGGGAAAGGAAGATTGACATGCTTTCTTGGTGATATTAATGGAATAGTTGATGTG ATACCAGCTGATATGGTGGTGAATGCAATTATTGTTGCTATGACGGCTCATGCTAATCGACCATCTGAAAACGCAATTTATCAAGTAGGTTCCTCAGTAAGACATCCTTTGAGATATGCTAATCTTCAAGATTATGGACTTAATTACTTCACAAAGAAACCATGGATTGGTAAGGATGGGAAGCCTGTCAAGGTTGGCAAGGTGAAGGTTCTCGACAGCATGGCTAGCTTCCGTAGATATATGGCAGTTCGTTACTTGCTATTGCTAAAG